The genome window ATCATCCGCGGTTCCGCGGGCGGTCTCTTCAACAATGCCGCGCAGCACTTCAACCACTCCTTCTTCTGGAAGTGCCTCACCCCGAACGGCGGCGGCCGTCCGGAAGGCGCGCTCCTCGCCGCAATCGAAAAGACCTGGGGCTCTTTTGACGCCTTCGTCGCCGCCTTCTCGAAGCAGGCTGCCGGCAACTTCGGCTCCGGCTGGACCTGGCTCGTGAAGGATGCCGACGGTTCGCTCGCGATCGTCAACACCTCGAACGCCGGCACGCCGGTTGCTGAAGGCAAGACCCCCGTCCTCACGCTCGACGACTGGGAGCACGCCTACTACATCGACTACCGCAACGCTCGTCCGAAGTTCATTGAAGCCTTCTTCGCGAAGCTCGTGAACTGGAAGTTTGCCGAAGCGCAGTTCGCGCTCTAAAGCGTTGCAGCCGGGCCTTTAAAAAGCCCTGAAGCAAAGAAGAAGCGGTCCGATTCATCCCGGGCCGCTTTTTTGCATCTGAAGCAACCGTCTTTGACCAGGAACCACTTTCTCTAAGGGATAGTCAGAAGATAATTTTCGTTGTTTACGCTTCGGCACTGTTAGTCTCGATCTTGAAATGGAAATGCCGAATTCGCACTGACACAGGCGTGAAATTCCGGCATTTCATATAAAGGAGAGAAAAACATGTCCATGCATACCGATCTGCTTGCAAAAGCAGTGCTTGCCGCCTTCTTCGGCGTCGCGAGCGCTGCCGCGACGGCAAATGCAGCCGCCACGGCGCCGAGCACCTTCAAGCCCGGCGTCTACGAAGCGACCGTCAACGGCCACAATGCGCCGATGACCGTCAAGGTGACGGTGTCGAAGAACCGCATTGAGAAGATCGACTATTCCAAGAATCTGGAAACGATCGGCGTCGGCAAGGTTGCGCTCGACCTCGTGAGCCAGAAAGTGCTCAACTACCAGTCGACAGGCGTTGACGCCGTTACCGGCGCGACCATTTCGAGCTTCGCGCTCCTTCAGGGCGTTCGCGACTGCCTCAAGCAGGCGGGCGGCGACATGAAGGCGTTGAGCCAGAAGGTCGAGAAGCATCCGGCGGTTGAAAAGACCTACAAGGCCGACGTTGTCATCGTGGGCGGCGGCGGAGCGGGTCTTGCCGCTGCCATTGCTGCTGAAGAAGCGGGCGCGAAGCACATTCTCGTGCTCGAGAAGCTCGGGTTCCTCGGGGGCTCGACCAATGTGTCCGAAGGCGCTCTGAACGCCGTTGACCCGGTCCGTCAGGGCAAGCAGGGCATCGAGGACTCGGTCCAGAAGTTCTACGACCAGACGATGAAGGGCGGCCACAACAAGGGAACGCCGGAGCTCGTGAAGTACCTCACGTCCCACTCGATGGACGAGGTCAACTGGCTCGAAGGCTTGGGCGTCAAGTTTAAGGATGAGATCGGCACCGCAACGGGCGCCCTCTGGCAGAGAAGCCACTATCCGGCGACGCCTTCGGGCAATACCTACATCCGCACGTTCGAAGATGTCATTAAGAATTCGGGCGGCCGCATTCAGGTTCTCACGGATACGAAGGTGACGGATCTCATTACCGCCAACAAGCGCGTCACGGGCGTCATGGCCGAGAATTTCGGCCGCAAGATTACCGTTGATGCGGGCGCGGTGGTGATTGCCACGGGCGGCTTCGGCGCCAACATCAAGATGCGTCAGGAGTACAACACCGGCGTCTGGAAGGAAGTGAAGCTCGACAATTCGATCGGCTGCACGAATCTTGCAAAGGCAGCTCAGGGCGATGGTCTCGTGATGGCGAAGAAAGTGGGTGCTGAGCTGATCGGTCTCGACGACATCCAGATTCATCCGTGCGGAACGCCGGGTACGGGCCTCATGGAAAACATCCGCACGTCCGGGCGCAACCGCATCTTCGTCAACCTCTCGGGAGAACGTTTCGTCAATGAAGGCGCGGCGCGCGACGTGCTCGCGAAGGCGATTTTCGCGCAGCCCAAGGGCACTTACTGGATCGTCGTCAATAAGCTCCGCTATCCGAGCCCGGACTTCGTGGATGCGAACGGCGCGACGATCCGCAACATGCTCGCGCTCGGCAGCGTCGTTGAAGGCGATACGCTCGACGACCTCGCGAAGAAGACCGGCATGGATCCGGCTAAGCTGAAGGCAAGCGTTGAGGGCTACAACGCCGTTGTTGAAGGGAAGGCCAAGGATCCGCTCGGCTTCCTCGCCAACAATGCCGCGGACAAGGTCCTCGACGGCGGTCCGTGGTACGCCTGCCGGAAGGTTCCGACCGTGCACCATACGATGGGCGGCATCCGGATCAACGTGAAGGCGCAGGTGCTTGATGCTGAAGGCCACGTCATTCCGGGGCTTTATGCCGCGGGCGAAGTGACGGGCGGCATTCACGGGAGCAACCGTCTTGGAGGCAACGCCATTGCCGACGTGATGGTCTTCGGCCGTACGGCCGGCACGAACGCTGCAACGCTCAAGTAAGCGTTCGAGTCTGAACAGAGACGCAATCTCTCGCGGGGACGCTTCGGGCGGAGTTTTTCCGTTCCGGGCGTCCCCGTTTGCATTTGGCCGTTCGCGCCCTGACGAGCGGAAGCAGACTTAAAGGTCTTCGAGCGAAAGACCGCGGTACTCCTGTTCGTAGCCGGCAAGTGCGCCGTTGGCCTTCAGAAACGCTTCTCCCTTGACGTGTAGCGCTTGCATGTCGAG of Sutterella faecalis contains these proteins:
- a CDS encoding superoxide dismutase; translation: MTEFTLPELPFAHDALAPAMSAETIEYHWGKHHRSYVTNLNNLVKGTEWEGRALEDIIRGSAGGLFNNAAQHFNHSFFWKCLTPNGGGRPEGALLAAIEKTWGSFDAFVAAFSKQAAGNFGSGWTWLVKDADGSLAIVNTSNAGTPVAEGKTPVLTLDDWEHAYYIDYRNARPKFIEAFFAKLVNWKFAEAQFAL
- a CDS encoding flavocytochrome c, with the translated sequence MSMHTDLLAKAVLAAFFGVASAAATANAAATAPSTFKPGVYEATVNGHNAPMTVKVTVSKNRIEKIDYSKNLETIGVGKVALDLVSQKVLNYQSTGVDAVTGATISSFALLQGVRDCLKQAGGDMKALSQKVEKHPAVEKTYKADVVIVGGGGAGLAAAIAAEEAGAKHILVLEKLGFLGGSTNVSEGALNAVDPVRQGKQGIEDSVQKFYDQTMKGGHNKGTPELVKYLTSHSMDEVNWLEGLGVKFKDEIGTATGALWQRSHYPATPSGNTYIRTFEDVIKNSGGRIQVLTDTKVTDLITANKRVTGVMAENFGRKITVDAGAVVIATGGFGANIKMRQEYNTGVWKEVKLDNSIGCTNLAKAAQGDGLVMAKKVGAELIGLDDIQIHPCGTPGTGLMENIRTSGRNRIFVNLSGERFVNEGAARDVLAKAIFAQPKGTYWIVVNKLRYPSPDFVDANGATIRNMLALGSVVEGDTLDDLAKKTGMDPAKLKASVEGYNAVVEGKAKDPLGFLANNAADKVLDGGPWYACRKVPTVHHTMGGIRINVKAQVLDAEGHVIPGLYAAGEVTGGIHGSNRLGGNAIADVMVFGRTAGTNAATLK